The Candidatus Phaeomarinobacter ectocarpi genome includes a region encoding these proteins:
- a CDS encoding phosphotransferase family protein, with protein MSETQPLEPALVDLAARFGDYLEAHMPDVTTADVEAMERIHGGASRETFRVKVHLRTDPTKPGEHRGLILRRDPVGSLIDTDRDVEFNAYRAFFNTTVPVPEALFLEMDTKWLDRPFFVMSEIPTGEAQSPFAPDPYGELAPKLGEQFWRHLGTISGADPHANGLADKMEAPALDACWQKELDYWEGVIDDDQLEPHPIARAAIRKLRRSPPPPAQKLSVIHGDYRIGNFMSDEQGDFTAVLDWEMCHLGDPLEDLAWALDPIWAATDPNVPASLINRDDGIALWEKSSGLTADPAALAWWELFSNVKGLGIWISSSHEYATGDNKDPILAFSGLFCTAKHNEIVAAKLLASFEEAH; from the coding sequence ATGAGCGAGACGCAACCTCTGGAGCCGGCGCTCGTCGATCTTGCTGCCCGCTTTGGTGATTATCTTGAAGCGCATATGCCGGACGTGACGACGGCGGATGTGGAAGCCATGGAGCGCATTCATGGTGGCGCATCGCGCGAGACGTTCCGGGTGAAAGTGCATCTGCGCACCGACCCGACGAAGCCGGGCGAACATCGCGGCCTGATCCTGCGGCGGGATCCTGTGGGCAGCCTGATCGACACGGACCGCGATGTTGAGTTCAACGCCTATCGCGCGTTCTTCAATACGACGGTGCCGGTTCCCGAAGCGCTGTTTCTTGAAATGGATACCAAGTGGCTGGATCGGCCCTTCTTTGTAATGTCGGAAATTCCGACGGGCGAAGCACAGTCTCCCTTTGCACCGGACCCCTATGGTGAGTTGGCGCCCAAGCTGGGAGAACAGTTCTGGCGGCATCTGGGGACGATCTCCGGGGCGGACCCGCATGCGAATGGTCTGGCTGACAAAATGGAGGCCCCGGCGCTGGACGCGTGCTGGCAGAAGGAACTCGACTATTGGGAAGGCGTCATTGACGATGACCAGCTTGAGCCGCACCCGATAGCGCGCGCTGCCATCCGCAAGTTGCGCCGGTCGCCGCCGCCGCCTGCACAAAAGCTTTCCGTCATTCATGGGGATTACCGTATCGGCAACTTCATGAGTGACGAGCAGGGCGACTTTACCGCCGTACTGGACTGGGAGATGTGCCATCTGGGTGATCCGCTCGAGGACCTGGCCTGGGCGCTTGATCCAATCTGGGCGGCAACTGATCCCAATGTGCCTGCATCGCTTATCAACCGTGATGACGGTATCGCCCTTTGGGAAAAGTCCTCCGGTCTCACGGCGGACCCGGCAGCGCTGGCGTGGTGGGAGTTGTTCTCCAACGTCAAAGGCTTGGGTATCTGGATTTCGTCGAGCCACGAATATGCGACCGGCGACAACAAGGACCCGATCCTGGCGTTCTCTGGTTTGTTCTGCACGGCCAAGCACAACGAGATTGTGGCAGCCAAGCTGCTTGCAAGTTTTGAGGAGGCACACTGA
- a CDS encoding DUF423 domain-containing protein → MKLWLTLAALNGFIAVAAGAFGAHGLQGRVGERALAAFETGAQYHMYHALALVGVAWLASISPQSGITATGPTVAGWAFLTGIVLFSGSLYFYGLTESRALVLITPLGGLAFLCGWATLLYAALKST, encoded by the coding sequence ATGAAACTCTGGCTTACCCTCGCCGCCCTGAACGGATTCATCGCAGTTGCCGCAGGGGCATTCGGGGCTCACGGGCTTCAGGGACGTGTCGGAGAGCGCGCATTGGCAGCGTTTGAAACCGGTGCGCAATACCACATGTATCATGCGCTGGCGCTGGTCGGCGTCGCTTGGCTTGCCAGCATCAGCCCGCAATCCGGAATCACAGCCACCGGTCCTACAGTTGCCGGATGGGCGTTCCTGACAGGCATCGTCCTGTTCTCGGGATCGCTCTACTTTTATGGCCTGACGGAAAGCCGCGCTCTGGTGTTGATCACACCACTTGGCGGACTTGCCTTCCTCTGTGGCTGGGCAACGTTGCTCTATGCAGCACTCAAAAGCACATAG
- a CDS encoding dicarboxylate/amino acid:cation symporter, with protein MPKSATVPSRSLIRMTDQLQMLIRRRLWLQVLIGMALGIGTGILLSPGMNLVHPEWSDRIGAWLALPGNLFLAIIKFVVVPLIAASVIRGIAAGGSGEQLQKLGGRVVLYFLVTTIVAALFGLAVATAFKPGAYLDGALLEDRVADAPNVPIADPDMEDDLGEPGVTTVIVELIPTNPFETLINGDMLQIVIAAAILGIAMVNLPQTDSTPFLDLMGSIQAACMVIVKWAMQFAPIAVFGLLAQVVAEVGVDALIGTGAYVLTVLVGLVLLMLFYLALVMLIGRKSPLWFMAQIREVMLLGFSTSSSAAVMPVSLRTAEESLRVRAAIARFVVPLGATINMGGTALYQAAAALFLAQVFGIDIGLAAITLIVVTAVGASIGAPGTPGVGIVVLASILSGIGVPEAGIVLILGVDRVLDMARTSVNVAGDLVACVVMDRWIAADLPPEETPAMPPKDEISPIP; from the coding sequence ATGCCCAAATCGGCCACCGTACCCTCACGATCCTTGATCCGGATGACGGATCAACTGCAGATGCTCATCAGGCGCCGCCTATGGCTGCAGGTTTTGATCGGCATGGCGTTGGGCATCGGCACAGGCATCCTGCTAAGCCCCGGCATGAACCTTGTGCACCCGGAATGGTCGGACCGTATCGGCGCCTGGCTCGCCCTGCCCGGCAATCTGTTTCTGGCCATTATCAAATTTGTGGTCGTGCCGCTCATTGCAGCCTCTGTCATCCGCGGCATCGCAGCAGGTGGCAGTGGCGAGCAGTTACAGAAACTCGGCGGCAGGGTCGTCTTGTACTTCCTGGTTACAACCATCGTCGCCGCACTGTTTGGCCTCGCTGTCGCAACGGCATTCAAACCCGGTGCTTACCTCGACGGCGCCCTTCTGGAAGATCGGGTTGCCGACGCACCCAATGTCCCTATCGCAGACCCGGACATGGAAGACGATCTTGGAGAACCCGGCGTGACCACTGTCATCGTCGAGCTAATCCCCACCAACCCGTTCGAAACCCTGATAAACGGCGATATGCTGCAGATCGTCATTGCCGCTGCCATTCTAGGCATTGCCATGGTGAACCTGCCCCAAACCGATTCCACTCCGTTTCTGGATTTGATGGGCTCCATCCAGGCTGCCTGCATGGTGATCGTCAAATGGGCCATGCAATTTGCGCCCATCGCCGTGTTCGGACTGCTGGCCCAGGTCGTCGCGGAAGTAGGAGTGGATGCATTGATCGGCACAGGGGCCTATGTGCTGACGGTGCTGGTCGGTTTGGTCCTGCTGATGTTGTTCTATCTGGCGTTGGTCATGCTGATCGGGCGAAAAAGCCCACTGTGGTTCATGGCGCAGATCCGGGAAGTCATGCTGCTGGGTTTCTCCACATCTTCTTCCGCCGCCGTCATGCCGGTGTCCCTGCGCACCGCTGAAGAAAGCCTCAGGGTGCGCGCGGCAATCGCCCGCTTCGTGGTGCCGTTGGGCGCCACCATCAACATGGGCGGAACAGCGCTTTACCAAGCCGCCGCCGCCCTGTTTCTGGCACAGGTCTTCGGCATCGACATAGGGCTCGCCGCCATCACCCTCATCGTTGTTACTGCTGTCGGCGCATCCATCGGCGCACCGGGCACGCCCGGCGTTGGCATCGTCGTGCTCGCATCGATCCTTTCAGGCATCGGCGTGCCTGAAGCAGGCATCGTGCTCATTCTCGGTGTTGACCGCGTTCTGGATATGGCACGAACGTCTGTGAACGTGGCGGGCGACCTGGTTGCCTGCGTAGTGATGGACCGGTGGATTGCGGCAGACCTGCCTCCCGAGGAGACCCCAGCCATGCCGCCGAAGGACGAAATCAGCCCGATACCCTAA
- a CDS encoding TauD/TfdA dioxygenase family protein, which translates to MGDPATKSDPPFEVVPTGAAVGAEIRGLDVRTLDDATFLALRQEWLTHKVLLFRGQSMSDDDLVAFSKRFGPLDLAPASATDNVGSQEKSRPDIWIISNVVEDGKPIGALGSDEAEWHTDMSYVDQPPMASVLYSLEIPPSGGDTSFANMVTALDALPDDLRAKIEGRIANHDSSYTSVGELRAGAEPVTDVTKAPGARHPIIRTHPESGEKALYLGRRSNGWIVDMDRAENEALLDALWAHCADPRFSWTHQWRKGDLLIWDNRSLNHKREAFDPKSRRVMHRCQIKGDTPA; encoded by the coding sequence ATGGGTGATCCAGCAACGAAGAGCGACCCGCCTTTTGAGGTTGTGCCTACGGGTGCCGCTGTTGGCGCTGAAATTCGCGGACTTGATGTGCGGACGCTGGATGACGCTACGTTTTTGGCGCTGCGTCAGGAATGGCTGACCCACAAGGTGCTGCTGTTCCGCGGCCAGTCGATGAGCGACGATGATCTGGTTGCGTTTTCAAAGCGCTTTGGGCCGCTTGATCTGGCACCGGCCAGCGCGACGGACAATGTGGGCTCTCAGGAAAAATCCCGTCCCGATATCTGGATTATTTCCAACGTTGTTGAAGATGGAAAACCCATCGGTGCCCTGGGCTCGGATGAGGCTGAGTGGCACACGGACATGTCCTATGTGGATCAGCCGCCCATGGCGAGCGTTCTGTACTCACTGGAGATACCGCCCAGCGGGGGCGACACGAGTTTTGCGAATATGGTGACGGCGCTCGACGCGCTTCCTGATGATCTGCGGGCAAAGATCGAAGGCCGTATTGCCAACCATGACTCCAGCTACACCAGCGTAGGTGAATTGCGTGCGGGTGCTGAGCCCGTAACGGATGTGACCAAGGCACCGGGCGCCCGGCATCCGATCATCCGCACGCATCCTGAAAGTGGTGAGAAGGCGCTTTATCTGGGGCGTCGCAGCAATGGCTGGATCGTGGATATGGACAGGGCCGAGAATGAGGCGCTGCTCGATGCCCTGTGGGCGCATTGTGCGGATCCGCGTTTTTCATGGACCCATCAGTGGCGCAAGGGCGACTTGCTGATCTGGGACAACCGGTCCCTCAACCACAAGCGTGAAGCTTTTGACCCCAAGTCCCGGCGCGTGATGCATCGCTGCCAGATCAAGGGTGACACGCCTGCTTAG
- a CDS encoding MFS transporter, with the protein MTMSLEHRYAFAYGAIFLAMGTFLPYFPVWLESRGLSPYEIGLLFAISGVVRMGTMPVIAYLADRAGAPVRVLRVLTAVTLVANLVYLATGSFWPILAVLMVMTVFGPPIMPMTDALAMRDSESGKLVYGRARAWGSVAFIVANLGVGAALGSLGPDLVIWVIVFGGVLNFAAYFLLSDQREGDAEISGVGRVDLASAVRLVRSPVFLVFAFAAASVQATHAVYYAFGTLHWQSLGLSDSVIGALWAWAVVVEVVLLWKAAPIVARFGPAMLIGLAGAGGIVRWTIMAFDPPFWSLPVLQCLHAMTFALAHLGIMQFLVRGVPPQLASTAQSVYSALASGIVMAGATYASGRFYEDFGGLTYLAMTALAVLACGAAFLGHRIWNGGRIDG; encoded by the coding sequence ATGACCATGTCGCTGGAACACCGATATGCGTTTGCCTATGGCGCGATCTTCCTCGCCATGGGGACGTTCCTTCCCTATTTTCCCGTGTGGCTCGAGTCCCGGGGGCTGTCGCCGTATGAAATCGGGCTGCTGTTTGCCATCTCCGGCGTGGTCCGCATGGGGACGATGCCGGTCATTGCCTATCTGGCGGATCGGGCCGGGGCGCCGGTGCGGGTGTTGCGTGTACTGACGGCGGTCACGCTGGTGGCCAATCTTGTCTATCTCGCCACGGGCAGCTTCTGGCCGATCCTTGCGGTGCTGATGGTGATGACCGTATTCGGGCCGCCGATCATGCCGATGACGGATGCGCTTGCCATGCGCGACAGCGAATCCGGCAAGCTTGTCTATGGACGGGCGCGGGCTTGGGGGTCTGTTGCGTTCATTGTGGCCAATCTCGGCGTTGGGGCAGCGCTGGGCAGCCTTGGGCCTGACCTGGTCATCTGGGTGATCGTGTTTGGCGGCGTATTGAACTTTGCGGCCTATTTTCTGCTCTCAGACCAGCGCGAAGGCGATGCCGAGATCAGCGGTGTAGGGCGGGTGGATCTTGCCAGCGCGGTACGGCTGGTTCGGTCGCCGGTGTTTCTGGTCTTTGCCTTTGCTGCAGCGAGCGTGCAGGCGACCCATGCGGTGTATTACGCGTTCGGCACGTTGCACTGGCAATCGCTTGGTCTCAGCGACAGTGTTATTGGTGCGTTGTGGGCCTGGGCCGTGGTTGTCGAAGTTGTGCTGCTCTGGAAGGCGGCACCCATCGTGGCGCGGTTTGGTCCGGCGATGCTGATTGGCCTTGCGGGCGCTGGTGGCATCGTGCGGTGGACGATCATGGCGTTTGATCCGCCGTTCTGGTCCTTGCCTGTGTTGCAATGTCTGCATGCCATGACGTTTGCTCTGGCGCATCTGGGCATCATGCAGTTTCTGGTGCGCGGGGTGCCGCCACAGCTCGCCTCGACGGCGCAAAGCGTCTATTCGGCTTTGGCCAGCGGCATCGTCATGGCCGGGGCGACCTATGCGTCCGGGCGGTTTTATGAGGACTTTGGCGGGCTCACCTACCTTGCGATGACCGCCCTAGCTGTGCTTGCTTGCGGCGCGGCCTTTTTGGGCCACCGAATTTGGAATGGAGGCCGGATCGATGGGTGA
- a CDS encoding sulfatase, producing the protein MDRTKTKNVIVLLFDSLNRHMLGSYGGEEFETPNFDAFAKHALKFNRHFTGSLPCMPARHDILVGAMDFLWRPWGSIEIWEDAITYAMRRKGVTTMLVADHPHLFETGGENYHTDFKAWDYLRGHESDPWKTRPDPSWQGTPHFIPREMPYDNSRGYFGGEEDFPGPRTMRATADWLRDHAPHHDNFFLFVDEFDPHEPFDTPDKWSKMYDEDWHKDPLIWPPYAVGAVEQGLISEREGKQIRAQYGAKLSMIDHWFGKVMKTLEETGRLDDTMIILTTDHGHYLGEKDIWGKPGTPVQKTLGHIPLYITGPGITPGETDALTTSVDIFATLADLYDLDVRQRTHGKSLLPVLSDTSKDVRDYVLTGVWGREVQVTDGQHLFARAPSGKNTPLAMYSNRWSTMPIHVNGPDGKEIHTQDIFPLPDDRAELRKVPGSNVPVIRQPFVPGDMLPYWAGRKFSGDHLYDLSAPVGEEPDRADSSDTRTYLDLLRHALDDVEAPQEQYERLGMS; encoded by the coding sequence TTGGACCGCACCAAGACAAAGAACGTCATCGTCCTTTTGTTCGACAGCCTGAACCGGCACATGCTGGGCAGCTATGGGGGTGAAGAGTTCGAGACCCCCAATTTTGACGCCTTCGCCAAACACGCCCTCAAGTTCAATCGCCACTTCACCGGCTCCCTGCCCTGCATGCCCGCCCGGCACGACATTCTCGTCGGCGCCATGGACTTTCTCTGGCGACCCTGGGGCTCCATCGAAATCTGGGAAGACGCCATCACCTACGCCATGCGGCGCAAGGGCGTCACCACAATGCTGGTTGCCGACCACCCGCACCTGTTCGAAACGGGGGGCGAGAACTACCACACTGACTTCAAGGCGTGGGATTATTTGCGCGGCCATGAAAGCGACCCGTGGAAGACCCGCCCCGATCCCAGCTGGCAGGGCACACCGCACTTCATTCCCCGCGAAATGCCCTACGACAATTCACGCGGCTACTTCGGCGGTGAGGAGGATTTTCCCGGCCCCCGCACCATGCGCGCCACCGCAGACTGGCTGCGCGACCACGCCCCCCACCACGACAATTTCTTTTTGTTCGTCGATGAGTTCGACCCCCATGAGCCGTTCGACACCCCGGACAAATGGTCGAAGATGTATGACGAGGACTGGCACAAGGACCCGCTGATCTGGCCGCCCTATGCGGTTGGTGCCGTGGAACAGGGCCTTATCTCCGAACGCGAAGGCAAGCAGATCCGCGCCCAGTACGGCGCCAAGCTCTCCATGATCGACCACTGGTTCGGCAAGGTCATGAAAACACTCGAGGAGACCGGGCGCCTCGACGACACCATGATCATCCTCACAACCGACCACGGCCACTATCTCGGCGAGAAGGACATCTGGGGCAAACCGGGCACGCCGGTTCAAAAGACTCTCGGCCACATCCCGCTCTACATCACCGGCCCCGGCATCACGCCCGGCGAGACCGATGCCCTGACCACCAGCGTCGACATTTTCGCGACACTGGCAGACCTCTATGACCTCGACGTGCGCCAGCGTACCCACGGCAAGTCACTTTTGCCTGTCCTGTCCGATACCTCAAAGGATGTCCGCGACTATGTGCTGACCGGGGTGTGGGGCCGTGAAGTTCAGGTCACCGATGGCCAGCATCTGTTTGCCCGCGCACCTTCCGGCAAAAACACGCCGCTGGCCATGTATTCCAACCGCTGGTCCACCATGCCCATCCACGTCAATGGTCCCGACGGCAAGGAAATCCACACGCAGGATATCTTTCCGCTGCCCGACGACCGGGCGGAGCTGCGCAAAGTCCCCGGGTCAAATGTGCCCGTGATCCGCCAGCCCTTCGTGCCCGGCGACATGCTGCCCTACTGGGCCGGTCGCAAATTCTCCGGCGACCATCTCTACGACTTGTCAGCGCCCGTGGGCGAAGAACCGGACCGTGCCGACAGCAGCGATACCAGGACCTATCTCGACCTTCTCCGCCATGCCCTTGACGATGTAGAGGCCCCGCAGGAGCAGTATGAGCGACTGGGCATGTCGTAG